A window of Adhaeribacter arboris genomic DNA:
GTGGCACGTGACTTTGTTTGTTACGCCAACCGGACTTACTACGGCTCTTATTCCAAGTGAAAAGCAGTCCTTTCAAATTGATTTTGATCTACAAAACCATAATTTAAAAATAATAACTCAATCCGGCGAAAGACGACAATTTAGTTTAAAGAATCTTTCGGTGGCCGACTTTTACCAGAAAACCTTTTCCAATCTGTCAGAATTAACTATTAATATCAAGATTTATCCAGTCCCGAACGAACTGGAAGAAGTAATTCCTTTTTATCAGGATACGGTACATGCTACGTATCAGGCCGAGGAAGTAGAGCGTTTACACGCGGTTTTGCTGCATGCGCATCGCTTGTTAACTAATTTTCGCGCTGATTTTAGAGGTAAGTGTAGTCCGGTGCATTTTTTCTGGGGAGGATTTGATTTGGCAGTTTCGCGTTTTTCAGGTCGGCCTGCCCCTAAACATCCGGGTGGAGTGCCGCATTTACCGGACTGGGTAGCCCAGGAAGCTTATTCACACGAAGTAAGTAGTTGTGGTTTTTGGCCCGGCAACGATAGCTTTCCCGAGGCGGCTTTTTATTCTTATACTTATCCGGAGCCTGAGGGTTTTGGTAAAGCCACAATTTTGCCTTCTACGGCTTACTATCACCAAACACTCCGCGAATTTATATTACCTTACGAAGCCGTTCAACAAGCGGAAGATCCGGATCAAGCTGTATTAAGCTTCCTGCGAAGTACGTATGCCGCGGCCGCAGATCTCGCGAACTGGGACAGAGCAACCTTGGAAGTAAGAATTAACTCCTAACCGGCTACTCATAATTTTATAAATTTGCCGATTTGTCGGCACTTAATTTAAGATAATGAAAGAGATTCAGTTGTTGGTTTTAAGTAGTAGCGATAGATTTTTCAGGAAAGATTTCCTTGAAGACATAGACTCAGAAAATATGGCTTGGTAAAGTACTAGCGTCGGCACAACTTGTTCGGATTAAATGAGTATATTACTGTTCCAAAAACTTCTGTTTCCTAATTTTACACGATGAAAAGTCTTTTATCCGAAGATAGAATTTTATCCGTTGATATTGGTGGTTCCAACATTAAGGCCACGATTTTAGATGCTCAGGGCAACCTGTTAAATGAGTACAAAAAACTGCCGACTCCCTTGCCAGCCGCTCCCGAAAAGGTGATTGCTACCATTCAGGAATTGGTGAAAGATTTTTCGGATTATAATAAAGTATCCGTTGGCTTTCCGGGCTATGTTCGGAACGGCCGGGTGTTTACGGCGCCCAACCTGGATACCGAACTTTGGCGGAATGTTTGTTTGCAAGAGCAATTAAAAGATGCGTTAAACAAACCCGTGCGGCTAGTGAACGATGCTGATTTGCAGGGTTTAGGGGTAGTAAAAGGCCAGGGTTTAGAAATGGTTATTACGTTGGGTACGGGCTTTGGTACGGCTTTATTACTGAACGGTAATTTATTGCCTCACCTGGAGCTGGCGCATCACCCGGTAAGTGGCCGTAAAAGTTACGACTATTATGTGGGCGAGAGAGCTTTCCGGAAACACGGTGAAGAAAAGTGGAACCAACGAATGGAGCGGGTACTTAAAATTTTAAAAGCCGTTTTTAATTACGATCATTTGTACATTAGTGGCGGTAATGCTTCTAAAATCCGGTTTAACCTCGACGAGAATATAACCATTGTTTCGAACCGGGACGGGATAAAAGGGGGAACCCGCCTTTGGTTGCAGGAAGACCATCATTTTTCTGAGACCTGCCAGTCGGCTTTTAAAATTTTTTAACAAGAATAAACTTCATTCAGGAGCTTAAAAGATAAACCCGACGAATATTTAAATTCGCCGGGTTTATTTATGGAAGGTATTGCCTGATTAAAATTAAGTTTTATTCCATTATGACTTGCTGGGAGTAAGCTTGATGAGTAAGCCTGGCCCTTCGGTTAGCGCGTATATAAAACCGTCCGGCCCTTCGGCTACGGCCCGAACCCGGCCAATATCCTGCACTAATCTTTGCTCTTTCACGTATTTGGTGCCTTCTAACTGCACCCGGGCAATGTACCGGAAAGCCAAAGCGCCCACTAATAAATTACCTTTCCAATCCGGGTATTGGTTGCTGGTTACCATAGTCATGCCGCACGGACCAATGGACGGAACCCAATAGCGAACCGGATTTTCGACCCCTGCCATTTCTTTAAACTCCGTTAGAATGGTGCCGTCGTAGTTAATGCCGTAAGATGTTTTTGGCCAGCCGTAATTTTTCCCTTTCTGAATCAAGTTTAGTTCATCGCCGCCTTTCGGGCCATGTTCTACGGCCCAGATGCGGTTGTTTTCAGCATCGTATACCATGCCTTGCGGATTGCGGTGGCCGTAAGTCCAGATAGACGGATGGGCTCCTTTTTGGTTGACGAAAGGATTATCTTGCGGCACGCGGCCATCGTCGTAGAGGCGGTGAATTTTACCGTGATCGTTATCTAATTCCTGTACTTTCGGCTGCGTGCCTCTTTCGCCGGAACTGAAGTACAAAAACTTATCTTTATCGAAAACTATGCGGCTGCCAAAGTGGAAATCAGCTTTTAAATAGGGCTTCGCTAAAAATAAATCTTTTTTCTCCACTAACTGGTTGCCTTGCAGTTTAAAACGCATAATGGCCGTGGTAGCGCCCCCTTCTACCGGCTTGGAGTAGGAAATATAGATCCACTTGTTCTTTTGGTAATCCGGGTGTAATTTAATATCGAGCAAACCCCCCTGGCCTTCGGCAAACACTTCCGGTACACCGGTTAACTTCTCGCCGGTAAACTTGTTATTTTTAAAAACGAGAATCTGTCCAGCCCGTTCGGTAACCAATAACCTGCCATCCGGCAACCAGGCCATACCCCACGGATTAGTAAATCCTTCGTACAGTTTGTCTACCGTAAAAGCGGTAGAATCGGCGGCGACAACGGACTTTGGTGGAGAAAAGTGGGGCAGGGGAGAGGTAGCGGCTAAGGTGGCAAAAGCGGCTAGTAAAACAAGTAAGTAAAAAACTGGTTTATTCATAGGATAAATTTAACTAATATTTGATGAAATAATGCTTGTTTGGAGCACTCAAATTTGGCTAAGGAAAAGATAAGATCAAATAATTTAGGCAATAATGCTACTTAATAAGGCCAATAATTCGTTAACGCAGTAAGATAATTACTGGTAGTAATTTATAAAAGTGGGAATATTTTTGAATAAACCCGTACACTTTATTTTAAAAGAATTCTTCCCTTCCCTTTTTATAGATATCACGTATTTTATTAAAACCTTGATAAACATATAATTAGAGTTGACTAAAAAATTGTTTTAAACAATTGTTTAAAATTATCGTTTAAAACAATAGATTATCTTAGAGTTTCCTTTTACCTTTGTCCCATTCATTTAAAGTAGTATGACAAACTGTTGTTTAGTACCCGAAGAAAAGTTAAAAGAGGCGGCTAAAAAAGTGTTTCTGGAGAAAGGTTTCGATGGCACTACCACCCGCGATATTGCTCAGGAAGCCGGCATGAATGTAGCCTTGTTAAATTATTACTTCCGGAGTAAAGAAAAACTTTTTTCGTTGGTTTTTAATGAATTATTCGAGCTTAATTTCCGGGGTATGCTCCAGATAATGAATCAATCTATACCCTTGAAAGATAAAATCACGGGATTAATTGATCATGATTTTCAAATTTTTAAAAGTAATCCGGGCCTAGTTACCTTTTTGCAGAACGAGTTGCACCGCAATCCGGACCGTTTTCTCTGTGCTATAACCTTAGAAAAAGAACGTCTTACCACGATTTTTGACCAGCAGTTGCAGAAAGCTATTGCGGCGGGTGAGGTTCGCTCCATTACTATTCCGCATGTGTTGCAGCTCATAGCGGCTAATGTGCAGTTTATTTTCCAAAGTAAAGTAATGAGTACCCGATTGTGGCAAATGACGGATGTAGAATTTGACCAGTTTGTGGAAAACCACCAGAAAATAGTGAAAGATATGATTTGCAATTACTTATTTATTCCGCAAGAGGCTGATTGATTTTTTTTGCGAGTATTTTAATCAAATGTTTAAAACACTTTAATAATCCACTTGTTTTTAAGAACCAGCTCTCCTTTAAAGCTTTATCTAGCCGTTGTATTATACTTACTAACCCTGAAACAGAGCTAATTAACTATGCTACATTGTACTCACCGACAGGTTAAAAACATTCACCGAAAAATTTCAACGTTTCACCGATAGGTTTTTACCCTTAACCAGACTTTCTATTTCTTGACTAACAGTTAATTAACAGATTTGCGGTATACCAATTCGTAAATCCATGAAAATAGAATTTGCTTATTTGTACCTCGCCAAATGTATTTCTGCCAATATCTTTTTTAGATAAAGCACAAACAGATGAAACCACTCCTCACTATTAATTGCGAGAAGGTGTTTTCTGAAAATGGTGGGATTTTACTTTAACATTTAAACCTGCTTTCAATCCCTTGTTCCGCTCATATTGCTACCACCCAGTCAATTTTAAAACTATGTTTGCTCATTATTTATCAAACTTCATCAAGGTACTTCTTCTGATTGGAGTTTTGTGTTTCCTGGCGGTAAATAAAATGCTGGCTCAGACTGCCCCTCCTACAGTGGTAAGAGGAATTTTAAATGATGCCCAAACCCAGGAACCCCTTATTGGAGTTTCCGTGTATTTCCCGGATACCCAAATTGGTACCGTTACCGATGTAGCGGGTAAGTACGTATTAAAAGCAAATCAAGCTTTTTCGCAGGTGCGGTTCTCCTACGTGGGTTATAAAACCGTTACCCGGTTCATTACCCCCAATCAAAGCCAGGAACTTAACTTAAGCCTGGATAACGATAGCCAGCAGTTAACCGAAGTGCTTATCAAAGGCAAGCGCCATTACCGGAATAAAAACAACCCGGCAGTAGATTTAATCCGGGAAGTAATAGCGCATAAAGCCGCGAACCAATTGCAGCAGTATAATTTTGCGGAGTACGAACAATATGAAAAGCTGCGGTTCTCTATTACTAATACGCCCGAAAAAATGCAGAAGAATTTTTTGCTCCGGAAATTTCCTTACTTGATCTCAGATTTAGATACGACCACCTTAAAGGGAAAAGCGTTGCTGCCCTTTTATTTACAGGAAGTTTTTTCTAATAACTACTATCGTCGGAATCCCGACAAAAACAAAAAAATAATTACCGCTGAGAAGAAAGTAGATTTTGGCGAGTACATCGATAGTAAAGGAATGCAAGCCTATTTCAATCACTTGTACCAGGACATTGATATTTACCAAAATAACATTCCGGTAGTCACCAATCAGTTTTTAAGCCCAATTGCGGATGCGGCACCTACTTTTTACCGGTTTTATATTACCGATACAGTAGCTACTCAAAATGGCAAATTGATAAAGTTAACTTTTGAACCCCGTAACGAAACCGACTTTTTATTTGCAGGCAACTTATACGTAACGCAAGACGGTAACTTTGCCGTGCAGAAAGCCGATTTAGGCATAAGTAAAACCATAAACCTGAACTGGGTGCGGGATTTGCGCATTAAGCTGGATTTTACTCCCGACGAAGCCGGTAAATACCACCTAAGTAAAAGCGAGATGCGCGCCGATCTAGGCCTAACCCCCAAAGGCAATTTTGGCATGTACGGTACGCGCCTGGTAGCTTATAAAAACTACGCCTTTGATAAACCGCAACCCATTAATTTTTACGATGGCTTACCGGTAGTAACGGCAGAGTTAGTGAGCCAACCCGACGAAAATTTTCTGCAAGCGAACCGGCCGGATACTTTAACGGCCAGCGAAGCTACTACTTATACTAATATTGAGACCCTAAAAAATTCAGCTTCTTTTAAAAGAACCGCCGATTGGGCTACT
This region includes:
- a CDS encoding DUF5996 family protein; the encoded protein is MMKSNWPELSYANTKETYQTLLLYTQIVGKIKLAQLPWLNHAWHVTLFVTPTGLTTALIPSEKQSFQIDFDLQNHNLKIITQSGERRQFSLKNLSVADFYQKTFSNLSELTINIKIYPVPNELEEVIPFYQDTVHATYQAEEVERLHAVLLHAHRLLTNFRADFRGKCSPVHFFWGGFDLAVSRFSGRPAPKHPGGVPHLPDWVAQEAYSHEVSSCGFWPGNDSFPEAAFYSYTYPEPEGFGKATILPSTAYYHQTLREFILPYEAVQQAEDPDQAVLSFLRSTYAAAADLANWDRATLEVRINS
- a CDS encoding ROK family protein, with the translated sequence MKSLLSEDRILSVDIGGSNIKATILDAQGNLLNEYKKLPTPLPAAPEKVIATIQELVKDFSDYNKVSVGFPGYVRNGRVFTAPNLDTELWRNVCLQEQLKDALNKPVRLVNDADLQGLGVVKGQGLEMVITLGTGFGTALLLNGNLLPHLELAHHPVSGRKSYDYYVGERAFRKHGEEKWNQRMERVLKILKAVFNYDHLYISGGNASKIRFNLDENITIVSNRDGIKGGTRLWLQEDHHFSETCQSAFKIF
- a CDS encoding PQQ-dependent sugar dehydrogenase, which codes for MNKPVFYLLVLLAAFATLAATSPLPHFSPPKSVVAADSTAFTVDKLYEGFTNPWGMAWLPDGRLLVTERAGQILVFKNNKFTGEKLTGVPEVFAEGQGGLLDIKLHPDYQKNKWIYISYSKPVEGGATTAIMRFKLQGNQLVEKKDLFLAKPYLKADFHFGSRIVFDKDKFLYFSSGERGTQPKVQELDNDHGKIHRLYDDGRVPQDNPFVNQKGAHPSIWTYGHRNPQGMVYDAENNRIWAVEHGPKGGDELNLIQKGKNYGWPKTSYGINYDGTILTEFKEMAGVENPVRYWVPSIGPCGMTMVTSNQYPDWKGNLLVGALAFRYIARVQLEGTKYVKEQRLVQDIGRVRAVAEGPDGFIYALTEGPGLLIKLTPSKS
- a CDS encoding TetR/AcrR family transcriptional regulator, whose amino-acid sequence is MTNCCLVPEEKLKEAAKKVFLEKGFDGTTTRDIAQEAGMNVALLNYYFRSKEKLFSLVFNELFELNFRGMLQIMNQSIPLKDKITGLIDHDFQIFKSNPGLVTFLQNELHRNPDRFLCAITLEKERLTTIFDQQLQKAIAAGEVRSITIPHVLQLIAANVQFIFQSKVMSTRLWQMTDVEFDQFVENHQKIVKDMICNYLFIPQEAD
- a CDS encoding DUF5686 and carboxypeptidase-like regulatory domain-containing protein, which codes for MFAHYLSNFIKVLLLIGVLCFLAVNKMLAQTAPPTVVRGILNDAQTQEPLIGVSVYFPDTQIGTVTDVAGKYVLKANQAFSQVRFSYVGYKTVTRFITPNQSQELNLSLDNDSQQLTEVLIKGKRHYRNKNNPAVDLIREVIAHKAANQLQQYNFAEYEQYEKLRFSITNTPEKMQKNFLLRKFPYLISDLDTTTLKGKALLPFYLQEVFSNNYYRRNPDKNKKIITAEKKVDFGEYIDSKGMQAYFNHLYQDIDIYQNNIPVVTNQFLSPIADAAPTFYRFYITDTVATQNGKLIKLTFEPRNETDFLFAGNLYVTQDGNFAVQKADLGISKTINLNWVRDLRIKLDFTPDEAGKYHLSKSEMRADLGLTPKGNFGMYGTRLVAYKNYAFDKPQPINFYDGLPVVTAELVSQPDENFLQANRPDTLTASEATTYTNIETLKNSASFKRTADWATLLIAGYKKAGPNIEIGPVATFYSFNPVEGFRLRFGGRTTPHFSKKINFDTYAAYGFKDEKWKYYLGATYSLSDKTIYDFPVRSVRVSYQQDTKIPGQELQLIQESNVFLSLKRGINDKYLYNKTFNLEYLQEFENHFSYRLGLKRWQQSPAGSLAFERITTSENQSALLSHLTTSELSAELRWAPNEKFFQGKIYRTSFVGRYPVFTLRGIAGVKGLFDGEYNYQQLTLNVFKRFSLSQLGYTDVVTEGGYLFGQVPYPLLSIHRANQTYSYQFQSYNLMNFLEFASDRYASMMLDHCFNGFIFNKIPLIKKTKFREYATLKVLYGGLRPENNPAENNQLLKFPVDASGVTTTYSLEDKPYVEGSLGIGNIFKFFRIDLVKRFSYLDHPDTSELGIRGQFKFDF